In the Ramlibacter tataouinensis TTB310 genome, one interval contains:
- a CDS encoding DMT family transporter encodes MRLTHTRAVFTMVAVTLMWSIAGVVTRQLENARSFEITFWRSFFTVVSLLVILPFFQGREVFARIRRGGAALWLSGLCWSVMFTAFMVALTLTTVANVLVTMAVGPFLTALIARAFIGHRIPARTWGAIGVAGAGIAYMYGAQLSAGQLAGTLVAFAVPLAGAVNWTVTQRSHARGEDVDLVPAVLIGAVLSSLATLPLAWPFEATGRDVGLLALLGLVQLAIPCSLAVVCARVLKAPEISLLALLEVIFGILLAWVGAGEAPGPTVLAGGTLVIGALVANELLAWKQRGA; translated from the coding sequence ATGAGGCTCACGCACACGCGGGCGGTCTTCACCATGGTGGCGGTGACCCTGATGTGGTCCATCGCCGGCGTCGTCACGCGCCAGCTGGAGAACGCGCGCAGCTTCGAGATCACCTTCTGGCGCAGCTTCTTCACAGTGGTCTCGCTCTTGGTGATCCTGCCGTTCTTCCAGGGGCGCGAGGTGTTCGCCAGGATCCGCCGGGGCGGCGCCGCGCTGTGGCTGTCGGGCCTGTGCTGGAGCGTGATGTTCACCGCCTTCATGGTGGCGCTGACGCTGACCACCGTGGCCAACGTGCTGGTGACCATGGCGGTCGGCCCGTTCCTGACGGCCCTGATCGCCCGCGCCTTCATCGGCCACCGCATCCCCGCGCGCACCTGGGGCGCCATCGGGGTGGCCGGGGCCGGCATCGCCTACATGTACGGCGCCCAGCTGTCGGCCGGGCAGCTGGCGGGCACGCTGGTGGCCTTCGCCGTGCCGCTGGCCGGCGCGGTGAACTGGACCGTGACCCAGCGCTCGCATGCGCGCGGCGAGGACGTGGACCTGGTGCCCGCGGTGCTGATCGGCGCCGTGCTCTCGTCGCTGGCCACGCTGCCGCTGGCCTGGCCGTTCGAGGCGACCGGCCGGGACGTGGGCCTGCTGGCCCTGCTGGGCCTGGTGCAGCTGGCGATTCCCTGCTCGCTGGCGGTGGTGTGCGCCCGGGTGCTGAAGGCGCCGGAGATCTCGCTGCTGGCCCTGCTGGAGGTGATCTTCGGCATCCTGCTGGCCTGGGTGGGCGCGGGCGAGGCGCCCGGCCCCACGGTGCTGGCCGGCGGTACGCTGGTGATAGGCGCCCTGGTCGCCAACGAACTGCTGGCCTGGAAGCAGCGAGGAGCATGA